CGCGAGGTAGTAGTGGAAGACGTCGGCCTTGGTGAAGCCGCGCTGCGGGAAGATCACCCGATCGGGACTGGTCAGCCGGACGTCGCGCCCGGCCACCTCGATCTGTTCGGCCGCGGCCTTCGTACCACCCATTGCGCGACCATATGCCACACCCCCGACGTCCGGCGTACCGTTGGCGGGTGAGTCTTGACGAGAGTGAACTGCCCCGTACCGAGGAAGAGTGGCGGGTCCGGCTCAGCCCGGAGGAGTTCCGGGTGCTGCGGGAGGCCGGCACCGAGCGCCCGTGGACCGGCGAGTACGTCGACACGAAGACACCCGGGACCTACCACTGCCGGGCCTGCGGCGCGCAGCTCTACCCCAGCGACACGAAGTTCGACTCGCACTGCGGGTGGCCCAGCTTCGACGACGCGATCCCGGGCGCGGTCAAGGAGATCGAGGACCGCAGCCTGGGAATGAGCCGCACCGAGATCCGCTGCGCCCGGTGCGACAGCCACCTGGGGCACGTCTTCCGGGGCGAGGGTTTCACCCCGAAGGACACCCGGCACTGCGTCAACTCCGTCTCCATCCGGCTGGAGCCGCGCGCCGACGCCTGAGGCGCCCCGGCTCCGACGACGGCGGCCGGCGGACCTCCGGGGCGCCGGCTCGCCGGGTCTCGGCCGACGCCGGCGCGCCCGGAGGGTCAGGCCCGCCGGCCCGGCGCCAGGCCGGCCATCAGCGAGACCTCGGCCGTACGCGACCGCTCGACGCGCCCGGCGAAGTCGCGTACGCGCGGGTCGGCGCCGACCGTCTGGTGCGCCCGGGCCAGGTCGGCCGCCGCGTCCTGGTGCGGGGCGAGCAGGTCGAGCAGGACGCGGTCGACCTCGCCGTCCGGGGCGGCCCGCAGGCGTGCCATGTCCTCGGCGGCGGTCCCGTGGTGCCCGTGGTCGTGCCGGCGGGCGGCCTCGGCGGCGGCCGGTCCGGCGTCCGTCAGCCAGCCGCGCATGGTGGCGAGTTCGTCGGTCTCGGTGACCTCGATGGCGGCGACGAGGGTGCGCAGCTTCGGGTCGGTCACCCGGTCGCGGCTGAGCCGCACCATCTCGAGCGTCTGCTCGGTGTGTGCCGCCAGCGTGGCCAGGAAGACCACGTCCAGGCCGTTCATCGCGGTCCCGCTGGTCGCGGCTGTGCCCGGCGGCGCGGGGGCGGGCGACGCCGGGGTGGTCTGCGCGGCGCAGCCGGGGACGATCAGCAGGGCGGCGAGCAGGGCGACCGTGGGCAGCCGTCGCATGGCGTACTCCGATCCGGGGAGGGGTGACGGGTGCGGCGGACGCCGGGAAGGCGGGCCGCACCCGTCCGGTCAGACCTGCGACCAGAGCGCCGGCACGTGCGGCGGCTCCCAGCCGGGGATCGCCGTGTGCGCCTGCCGGCAGCGGTACGTCAGCCCGCCGTAGGTGACCTGGTCGCCGACCTGGTAGGCCCGGCCCGTCGTCCAGCTGCCGCCCGGCGCGGGCGGGGTGGTCGGGGCGGCGGTGGGGGTCGGGGTCGGCGACGGGGCCGGCCGCGTCGGGCTCGGGGTGGGCGACGGGTTGCCGCCCCCGCCGACCTGGAGGTCCACGCAGGAGTAGAACGCGTTGGCGGTGTCCGCGATGTTCCACACGGCGAGGACCTTCTGCCGTCCCGGGTAGCCGCCCAGGTCGACGGTGTGCGAGACGGTGGCGCCGGGCTGCTGCCCGCCGCCGTTGACGACGGCCACCCGGGTGCCGCCGATGAAGTACTCCCAGTTGCTGGTGGCGTGCCGGGCGGTGTTGGTCCAGGTGAAGGTGACGGAGCTGCCGACGGAGGTGGCGGGCCAGCCCCGGCTGTCGTCGTTCAGGACGGCGAACTGGGCGATCCCCGCGTGGCAGCTGCGCAGCCCCTTCGGCCCCTCGACGCTCTGCGGCTCGTACTTGATCTGCCCGCAGTCGGAGACCCGCCCCTGGGCGCAGAGCGCCTGCCGGCTCGGCGGGCCGGAGACGTAGCCGTGGGCCTGGGCGGGCGCCGCGACGGCGAGTGCGGAGACGACGGCGCCCGTCGCCACGAGCGGGATCGTGATTCTTCGGCGCATGATGGCCGCTCCTTCGGACTTCAGCCTGGTGAGGTGCCCTCAACATAAATTAAAGCTTGTTAACAGTAAAGACTCCTGTCGATAAAACATCGGGCGATCTGAGTACGCAGGGTGACCGTCAGAGCAGCAGCAGGCTGCCCCGCTCGTCCACCCGGTCGGCGGACTCGTCGTCCAGCCAGACGCCGCCGGCGGCGAGGTAGCGGAAGCGGTACTCCCCCGGGCCGAGTCGCACGGTGACCGTCCGGGTGCCGTCGCGGCGCGGGACGAGTTCGTGCCGCCCCGGTTCCCAGCCGTTGAAGGAGCCGACCACGCTGACCGCGCCGGGCGGGGTGTCGCGGGGCAGGCTGAAGGTGACGCGTACCTGGTTGCCGAAGAGCTTGTTCCGCTTGATCATGTCGTGTTCCTCCGGGGTCGTGCGCGGTCAACCGGTACAACGCCCGACACGCCGGGGGCGACACGCCGCCACCGCGGAGTGACCCGGGCCGTTCCGCCGGCCGGGCACGGTCCGGCTGCCGCACGCTCGGGGAAACCGTGTCGGCGTTCGGGGGGTTCTGTCGTGGCGACGTGCGAGGTCTGCGGTAACGACTACTGGATGGCGTTCGAGGTGCGGACCGTCAGCGGCGACGTGCACACCTTCGACTGCTTCGAGTGCGCCGCGCACAAGCTGGCGCCGATCTGCGAGCACTGCGAGGTCAAGATCGTCGGGCACGGGGTGGAGGTGTCCGGCCGCTTCTTCTGCTGCGCGCACTGCGCCCGCGCGGAGGAGGGCACCCGGGGCGCCGAGATCCGCGACGCGGTCGGCGCCCGCCCCGCCTGAGGCCGGCCACCGGACCGGACGCTCGGCGGGGCGACGGCCGGCGGGCCGACGGGCGCGGCCTACCATCGCGGAGTGCCGCAGACCCCCGTGACCAGGACCGCCTCGTTCGCCGACCTCGACGCCCGCACCTTCCACGACCTGCTCCGGCTCCGGATCGACGTGTTCGTGGTGGAGCAGGCGTGCCCGTACCCGGAACTCGACGGGCGCGACGTCGAGCCCGGCACCCGGCACCTCTGGCTCGACGACGGCGGCGCGCCCCTGGCGTACCTGCGGATCCTCGCCGACCCGGGCGGCGTGGCGCGGATCGGTCGGGTGGTGGTGGCGCCGAAGGCGCGCGGCGGCGGGCACGCGGGCCGGCTGATGGCAGCGGCGCTGGAGCTGGTCGGCGACCGCCCCTGCGTGCTGGAGGCCCAGTCCCACCTGGTCGGCCTCTACGGCCGCCACGGCTTCGCCGTCGCCGGCGCGGAGTACGTCGAGGACGGCATCCCGCACACCCCGATGCGCCGGGAAGGCATTGACGGAAGCCGATAAATGTGGCAGCCTCCGGGCAGAGCCGTCGCGGAAGCCACGCAGCGCGCACGGGAGGGGCAACTCCCGGGCCGTCCGGGCGTCGTCGTCCGACCTCTCCCCCCGGGGGCTCCATGTCCACTCAACTTCGATCTTCCCGCCTGGCATGGCTGCTCGCCGTCACGGCGACCGCCGTGCTGCTGCTGACCACGGCCCTGGCCAACCCCGTGTCGGCGCACGGCTCCGTGGTGGACCCGGCGTCACGCAACTACGGCTGCTGGCAGCGCTGGGGCAGCGACTTCCAGAATCCCCGGATGGCCACCGAGGACCCGATGTGCTGGCAGGCCTGGCAGGCCAACCCCAACGCCATGTGGAACTGGAACGGCCTGTTCCGCGAGGGCGTCGCCGGCAACCACCAGGCCGCCATCCCGAACGGCCAGCTCTGCTCCGGCGGCCGGACCGAGGGCGGTCGCTACAACGCCCTCGACACGGTCGGCGCCTGGAAGACCGCCCCGGTCTCCAGCAACTTCCGGGTCCGCCTGTACGACCAGGCCAGTCACGGCGCGGACTACATCCGGGTGTACGTGACGAAGCAGGGCTTCGACGCGCTCACCGAGCCGCTGGGCTGGGACGACCTGGAACTGGTCGGCCAGATCGGCAACACCCCGGCGTCGGGGTGGAAGCCGGAGCCCACCGGCGTGTCCATCGAGATCCCGGCGAACGCGCCGGGGCGGACCGGGCGGCACGTCGTCTACACCATCTGGCAGGCCAGCCACCTGGACCAGTCGTACTACCTGTGCAGCGACGTCGACTTCTCCGGCGGGCCGACCAACCCGCCGCCGACGACGCCGCCGCCGACCACTCCCCCGCCCACCACGCCGCCGCCGACGACCCCGCCGCCC
The nucleotide sequence above comes from Micromonospora sp. M71_S20. Encoded proteins:
- the msrB gene encoding peptide-methionine (R)-S-oxide reductase MsrB, producing the protein MSLDESELPRTEEEWRVRLSPEEFRVLREAGTERPWTGEYVDTKTPGTYHCRACGAQLYPSDTKFDSHCGWPSFDDAIPGAVKEIEDRSLGMSRTEIRCARCDSHLGHVFRGEGFTPKDTRHCVNSVSIRLEPRADA
- a CDS encoding DUF305 domain-containing protein, with amino-acid sequence MRRLPTVALLAALLIVPGCAAQTTPASPAPAPPGTAATSGTAMNGLDVVFLATLAAHTEQTLEMVRLSRDRVTDPKLRTLVAAIEVTETDELATMRGWLTDAGPAAAEAARRHDHGHHGTAAEDMARLRAAPDGEVDRVLLDLLAPHQDAAADLARAHQTVGADPRVRDFAGRVERSRTAEVSLMAGLAPGRRA
- a CDS encoding lytic polysaccharide monooxygenase yields the protein MRRRITIPLVATGAVVSALAVAAPAQAHGYVSGPPSRQALCAQGRVSDCGQIKYEPQSVEGPKGLRSCHAGIAQFAVLNDDSRGWPATSVGSSVTFTWTNTARHATSNWEYFIGGTRVAVVNGGGQQPGATVSHTVDLGGYPGRQKVLAVWNIADTANAFYSCVDLQVGGGGNPSPTPSPTRPAPSPTPTPTAAPTTPPAPGGSWTTGRAYQVGDQVTYGGLTYRCRQAHTAIPGWEPPHVPALWSQV
- a CDS encoding isoamylase early set domain-containing protein, encoding MIKRNKLFGNQVRVTFSLPRDTPPGAVSVVGSFNGWEPGRHELVPRRDGTRTVTVRLGPGEYRFRYLAAGGVWLDDESADRVDERGSLLLL
- a CDS encoding Prokaryotic metallothionein; translation: MATCEVCGNDYWMAFEVRTVSGDVHTFDCFECAAHKLAPICEHCEVKIVGHGVEVSGRFFCCAHCARAEEGTRGAEIRDAVGARPA
- a CDS encoding GNAT family N-acetyltransferase, with the protein product MPQTPVTRTASFADLDARTFHDLLRLRIDVFVVEQACPYPELDGRDVEPGTRHLWLDDGGAPLAYLRILADPGGVARIGRVVVAPKARGGGHAGRLMAAALELVGDRPCVLEAQSHLVGLYGRHGFAVAGAEYVEDGIPHTPMRREGIDGSR
- a CDS encoding lytic polysaccharide monooxygenase; the protein is MSTQLRSSRLAWLLAVTATAVLLLTTALANPVSAHGSVVDPASRNYGCWQRWGSDFQNPRMATEDPMCWQAWQANPNAMWNWNGLFREGVAGNHQAAIPNGQLCSGGRTEGGRYNALDTVGAWKTAPVSSNFRVRLYDQASHGADYIRVYVTKQGFDALTEPLGWDDLELVGQIGNTPASGWKPEPTGVSIEIPANAPGRTGRHVVYTIWQASHLDQSYYLCSDVDFSGGPTNPPPTTPPPTTPPPTTPPPTTPPPTTPPPAGACTATYRVTGQWTGGFQGEVTVTAGGGAVKGWSVTWTYANGQQVTSAWNATVTTSGTRVVARNAEHNGSLAPGASTTFGFLGSWSGTNSAPTPTCTTVV